The Methanothrix soehngenii GP6 genome has a window encoding:
- a CDS encoding CPBP family intramembrane glutamic endopeptidase, with product MKALNAERYYLDLLIPVFLILLAEILIFYGKAEAAMPIHALNLVFLSLSTIFVNNRTYPALMLLPLFRLLNVAMPVFFHLTLYSYVLVYAPMFIPMYMILKERFITAEEAGLTFERFWFFLPVSISMGLALGWGEYMVIKPQMLVVDNDLQQMLILALTMIFFVGIVEEFVFRSSLQTVLQERIGLIGGLVLASVIFGFMHSGYHLTLELLYVSLAGLAFGVLFWLSKSLPIVSLAHGVTNIALFLIAPLKPEILPYLIIGPLFLFFFYAYALDRIKERIAT from the coding sequence ATGAAGGCGCTGAATGCGGAGAGGTACTATCTCGACCTGCTGATTCCCGTATTTTTGATACTGTTGGCCGAGATTCTGATCTTCTACGGCAAGGCTGAAGCAGCGATGCCCATTCATGCCCTGAACCTGGTTTTTTTAAGCCTATCAACGATATTCGTCAACAACCGGACCTATCCAGCCCTAATGCTCTTGCCACTGTTCCGCCTTTTGAATGTCGCGATGCCAGTCTTCTTCCACCTGACCCTTTACTCCTATGTGCTGGTTTATGCGCCCATGTTCATTCCCATGTATATGATCTTGAAAGAGAGATTCATAACCGCAGAGGAGGCGGGATTGACCTTTGAGCGGTTCTGGTTCTTTCTGCCCGTTTCCATATCCATGGGACTGGCTTTGGGGTGGGGGGAGTATATGGTGATCAAGCCTCAAATGCTGGTGGTGGACAATGATCTCCAGCAAATGCTCATTTTAGCCCTGACCATGATCTTTTTTGTGGGTATTGTGGAGGAGTTCGTATTTCGGTCGTCTTTGCAGACTGTGCTCCAGGAGAGGATCGGTCTGATTGGGGGGCTGGTCTTGGCCAGTGTGATATTCGGGTTCATGCATAGCGGCTATCACCTGACACTGGAGCTCCTCTACGTTAGCCTGGCGGGGCTGGCTTTCGGGGTGCTCTTCTGGCTATCCAAGAGCCTGCCTATTGTCTCCCTGGCCCACGGGGTCACCAATATAGCGCTGTTCCTCATCGCTCCCCTCAAACCGGAGATCCTGCCGTATTTGATCATAGGCCCGCTATTCCTGTTCTTCTTTTACGCTTATGCTCTGGATAGGATAAAAGAGCGTATCGCGACTTGA
- a CDS encoding glycoside hydrolase family 57 protein, protein MTLVSLSFEVHQPIRLKKNFFWDGYMNRQVVPDLWKYYFDCPENKRIFERVSDKCYLPANRAILEGIKKLQGSNRSFKVSYSFSGVFLEECQRYRPDVLDSFVDLVQTGMVEVLDQTYYHSLASLYDDSQEYIEQIKMHRELIWDIFALRPTTFENTELIYSDKIAQIADRMGYKAIFTEGVVADPNYVYRPPNTKIALLLRNYQLTDDIGFRFSSHNWEEYPLTADKYASWLARTPGKCINIFCDYETFGEHQWIDTGIFDFIRSLPNQVLRYENLQFATPCEVASTIPPERELSIESFVSWADLERNTSCWLGNALQHACFIQQKRLQAPARESRDPDLLAIWRTLGLSDHLYYIFTHGGGPAEVHNYFSPYGSPYDAAVTYFAVLSDFHCRLKGKTHLADSPFRFATGIDQFTGDSAWTLMGLEAILDKIPLPSLEYHNANGDYALWAEKSLGDSALAEKLAGLQKLKGERLRKGLLRAVADSLATEVI, encoded by the coding sequence ATGACCCTTGTCTCCCTCTCTTTTGAGGTCCACCAGCCAATCCGTCTGAAGAAGAATTTCTTCTGGGACGGCTACATGAACCGGCAGGTGGTACCTGATTTATGGAAATACTACTTCGATTGCCCAGAGAATAAGAGGATCTTCGAGCGAGTATCCGACAAATGCTACCTGCCCGCGAACCGGGCCATCCTGGAGGGGATAAAAAAGCTCCAGGGATCGAATAGATCCTTCAAGGTCTCCTACAGTTTCTCAGGCGTCTTCCTGGAGGAATGCCAAAGGTACCGCCCGGATGTGTTAGACTCCTTTGTCGACCTGGTCCAGACTGGAATGGTGGAGGTGCTGGATCAGACCTACTATCACAGCCTGGCCAGCCTCTACGACGATTCCCAGGAGTACATCGAGCAGATCAAGATGCACCGGGAGCTGATCTGGGACATCTTCGCCCTCCGGCCTACGACCTTTGAGAACACCGAGCTGATCTACAGCGACAAAATCGCCCAAATCGCAGACCGGATGGGCTATAAGGCCATATTCACCGAAGGGGTGGTAGCAGATCCCAACTACGTCTACCGCCCGCCAAACACCAAGATCGCTCTGCTCTTGCGTAACTACCAGCTCACCGATGACATCGGCTTTCGCTTCTCCTCCCATAATTGGGAAGAGTACCCCCTCACCGCAGACAAATACGCCTCCTGGCTGGCGAGGACCCCAGGCAAGTGCATAAACATCTTCTGCGACTACGAGACCTTCGGCGAGCACCAGTGGATCGATACCGGTATCTTCGACTTCATCCGCAGCCTGCCAAACCAGGTCCTCCGCTACGAGAACCTTCAGTTCGCCACCCCCTGCGAGGTGGCCAGCACAATTCCCCCGGAAAGAGAGCTATCGATAGAGAGCTTCGTCTCCTGGGCAGACCTGGAGAGAAACACCAGCTGCTGGCTGGGAAACGCCCTTCAGCATGCCTGCTTCATCCAGCAGAAGAGGCTCCAGGCACCGGCAAGAGAGAGCCGCGATCCCGACCTCCTGGCCATCTGGAGGACTCTGGGCCTCTCCGACCATCTCTACTATATCTTCACCCACGGCGGAGGGCCGGCCGAGGTGCACAACTACTTCAGCCCCTACGGCTCCCCCTATGATGCAGCTGTAACCTACTTTGCCGTCTTATCCGACTTTCACTGCCGCCTGAAGGGAAAGACCCATCTGGCCGATTCCCCATTCCGGTTTGCCACCGGAATAGACCAGTTCACAGGCGACTCCGCCTGGACACTGATGGGCCTGGAGGCCATCCTGGACAAAATCCCTCTCCCCTCTTTGGAGTACCATAATGCCAACGGCGATTATGCCCTCTGGGCGGAGAAGAGCCTGGGCGACAGCGCCCTGGCGGAAAAGCTGGCCGGATTGCAGAAGCTCAAGGGGGAGAGGCTGAGAAAGGGCCTTCTCCGGGCAGTGGCCGATTCCCTGGCAACAGAGGTGATCTAA
- a CDS encoding amylo-alpha-1,6-glucosidase — protein sequence MTVGAAQPQPFQPADYSQGTSREWLVANGLGSYASSTANCSNTRAYHGLLVAATEPPARKRLLLASLDEELGEFRLANHQYPGAIYPQGFSHLQGFWTDPLPRFCYQMGTTTLEKTVSMVRNENSTIISYRIKGYRGLIRIVPLIHDRSFHAAGDLPPLHQNTWGKGTTILSQTRFSIFSDLARYIPQERVYSNFEYEEERRRGLGWKENLFSPGCFELDVSGEAEFAIIASTWRSSLANWRADQESERERLISLKAPVPPLARAADSFLVKRGNALSLIAGYHWFDDWGRDAMIALPGILLSTGRYEAARLVLSSFAGAMKDGVLPNDLGARSYNTVDASLWFVQATSRYFDATGDLDFLAELWPKLLDVVERYSRPGDDFGADEDGLINSGPALTWMDARVDGRPVTSRTGKCCEINALWYSALRRTESLSRALDMPLDPKIPELADKVQKSYLRFWNSENGCLFDVIDHEDASIRPNQIFAAIVPDLLPDVMRRSILEVVARDLLTPFGLRTLSPRDPRYAGRYAGEPKERDRSYHQGTVWPWLIGPYIDLLLAVGGRSAETREKGLEALRPLLDLAEGMGTIPEVFDGDLPQNPGGCISQAWSVGEVLRAYEELRDE from the coding sequence ATGACTGTAGGAGCAGCTCAACCTCAGCCCTTCCAGCCGGCCGACTATTCCCAGGGGACATCCCGGGAGTGGCTGGTGGCTAACGGCCTGGGCAGCTATGCCTCATCGACCGCAAACTGCAGCAACACCAGAGCCTATCACGGCCTTCTGGTGGCAGCCACCGAGCCTCCAGCAAGGAAGAGACTGCTCCTCGCCAGCCTGGACGAGGAGCTGGGCGAATTCCGACTGGCCAATCATCAGTACCCCGGAGCGATCTATCCCCAGGGCTTCTCTCACCTGCAGGGATTCTGGACCGATCCCCTCCCCCGGTTCTGCTATCAGATGGGCACTACAACCCTGGAGAAGACCGTCTCCATGGTCCGCAATGAGAACAGCACCATCATCAGCTACAGGATCAAGGGCTACCGTGGATTGATCCGCATCGTACCCCTGATCCACGACCGCAGCTTCCATGCTGCCGGCGATCTTCCTCCACTTCACCAGAATACCTGGGGCAAAGGAACCACAATCCTCAGCCAAACCCGTTTCTCCATCTTCTCCGACCTGGCCCGATATATTCCCCAGGAGAGGGTCTACAGCAACTTCGAGTACGAGGAGGAGCGCCGCCGGGGCCTGGGCTGGAAGGAGAACCTCTTCTCCCCCGGCTGCTTCGAGCTGGATGTATCCGGAGAGGCGGAGTTCGCCATCATCGCCTCCACCTGGAGGAGCTCCTTGGCCAACTGGAGGGCGGATCAGGAGAGCGAGAGAGAACGCCTGATATCCTTAAAGGCACCCGTTCCTCCTCTGGCTCGAGCGGCGGACAGCTTCCTGGTCAAGAGGGGCAACGCTCTGAGCCTCATCGCCGGCTACCACTGGTTCGATGACTGGGGAAGGGACGCCATGATCGCCCTGCCCGGCATTCTCCTCTCCACCGGCCGATATGAGGCAGCAAGGCTGGTCCTCAGCTCCTTTGCCGGGGCGATGAAGGACGGTGTGCTGCCCAACGACCTCGGGGCCCGGTCCTACAACACCGTGGACGCCTCTTTGTGGTTTGTTCAGGCGACGAGCAGATATTTCGATGCAACAGGTGATCTGGATTTCCTGGCCGAGCTCTGGCCGAAGCTCTTGGATGTGGTTGAGAGATACTCCCGACCGGGCGATGACTTCGGCGCAGATGAGGACGGCCTGATCAATTCCGGCCCGGCTCTCACCTGGATGGACGCCAGAGTGGACGGCCGGCCGGTCACCTCCCGGACGGGCAAATGCTGCGAGATAAACGCCCTCTGGTACTCCGCCCTGAGGAGGACAGAGAGCCTTTCCCGGGCCCTGGACATGCCCCTGGACCCGAAGATTCCCGAGCTCGCAGATAAGGTCCAGAAAAGCTACCTCCGATTCTGGAACAGCGAGAACGGCTGCCTCTTCGATGTGATAGACCATGAGGACGCCTCCATCCGCCCCAACCAGATCTTCGCGGCGATCGTTCCCGATCTCCTGCCGGATGTGATGAGAAGGAGCATCCTGGAGGTGGTAGCTCGAGATCTTCTCACCCCCTTCGGCCTGAGAACCCTCTCCCCCCGCGATCCCCGTTATGCGGGCCGATATGCTGGAGAACCCAAGGAGAGGGACCGCAGCTATCATCAGGGCACGGTCTGGCCCTGGCTCATCGGCCCCTATATCGATCTTCTGCTGGCTGTAGGCGGCCGCTCCGCCGAAACGCGGGAGAAGGGATTGGAGGCTTTAAGGCCGCTCTTGGATCTGGCAGAAGGGATGGGCACCATTCCCGAGGTCTTCGATGGCGACCTGCCCCAGAATCCCGGTGGCTGCATCTCCCAGGCCTGGTCGGTGGGAGAGGTTCTCAGAGCTTATGAAGAGCTGCGGGATGAATAG